The sequence GGTGTCCGGGAAATGCCGGCCAATATCGCCCAGTGCGGCGCCGCCCAGCAGGGCGTCGGTGATGGCATGCAGCAGCACATCGGCATCCGAATGCCCCAGCAGTCCGGTCACGTGGGGAATGTCCACCCCACCGATGATGAGCTTGCGGCCCGGCACCAGGGCATGGGTGTCCCAGCCTTCTCCAATACGAAAATTCATAGCACTCTCCGCAGATGGCTGTAGCGCCAACTGCCAAAAACAAGGTTGATTCAAAAAAACGGATTGCCCTGGGCTGGCGGCGGTTCGCGCCGGCCCTGGAAGCGCTCCGTGGTGGCGCCCAGCTTGCGCTGCGACAGCACCGCCGTCGCCAGGGCAAAGTCATCCGGGTAGGTCACCTTGAAATTTTGCGCCCCACCGGGCACCAGTTTGGGGCGCAGCCCCATGGCTTCCATGGCGCTGGCCTCGTCGGTCACCGCCGAGCCGGTACGGCCCAGTGCATCCAGCAGCGGACCGATGCGGAACATCTGCGGCGTCTGCGCCAGCCATTTGTCGCTGCGGTCCACCGTGGCCGCCACACGCACGCCTGAAGGCCCGGTGACGGCGGTCTTGAGCGTGTCCGGCAGCTTGTGCGCCAACAGACCGCCCACGGCATCACCTTGGCAGGCATCGATCAGCGTACGAATCTGCTGCGGCGTGATCAGGCAGCGCGCCGCATCATGCACCAGCACCCAGTCATGCTGGGCTGCCCCCTGGGCCAGCAAGGCCTTGAGCCCGCCCTGCACCGTGTCCGCGCGGGTAGCGCCGCCACAGGGCACGACCACACAACCAGGCACCGGGTGGTTCTGCAAAAAAACATCGCCAGGGGCCACGGCCACCAGCGTGCCAGCCAGCCCGGCCGTGCCGGCAAAGGCCGCCAGCGTGTGCAGCACCATGGGCTGGCCCG comes from Comamonas sp. GB3 AK4-5 and encodes:
- a CDS encoding 2-C-methyl-D-erythritol 4-phosphate cytidylyltransferase yields the protein MTDLLVPSSVPHPPHGLPGRFWGLVPCAGMGLRAIAPGSPAPELPKQYQLVAGQPMVLHTLAAFAGTAGLAGTLVAVAPGDVFLQNHPVPGCVVVPCGGATRADTVQGGLKALLAQGAAQHDWVLVHDAARCLITPQQIRTLIDACQGDAVGGLLAHKLPDTLKTAVTGPSGVRVAATVDRSDKWLAQTPQMFRIGPLLDALGRTGSAVTDEASAMEAMGLRPKLVPGGAQNFKVTYPDDFALATAVLSQRKLGATTERFQGRREPPPAQGNPFF